A genomic window from Campylobacter concisus includes:
- a CDS encoding BON domain-containing protein, producing the protein MILKFSVFAFLALFFCSCSSVLSPATAPLNVYDAYSISRDKRGIYSITRDKFIQSKLQSKILFSKGLSNIDIEIEVFYGDAYLIGLVDSKELEDKLVELAKSTDGVRKIYTYLRIKKPEYPCDSLKILANLKQNLFKDSIVEGTNVRVSIVGCDVVFSGVVDSIEQEKHAIWYAKHIDGVADVYSFIKVIK; encoded by the coding sequence CTGATTTTAAAATTTAGCGTTTTTGCATTTTTGGCTCTATTTTTTTGCTCTTGCTCTTCGGTTCTTTCTCCAGCAACTGCACCACTAAATGTATATGATGCGTACTCTATTTCGCGTGATAAACGTGGTATTTACTCAATCACAAGAGATAAATTTATACAAAGCAAATTGCAAAGCAAAATTTTATTTTCAAAAGGGCTTAGTAATATCGACATCGAGATAGAGGTCTTTTACGGAGATGCCTATCTGATCGGACTTGTTGATAGTAAAGAGCTTGAAGATAAGCTAGTAGAACTAGCCAAAAGTACAGATGGCGTGCGAAAAATTTATACCTATCTTCGTATCAAAAAGCCAGAATATCCATGCGATAGTCTAAAAATTCTCGCAAACTTAAAGCAAAATCTTTTTAAAGATAGTATAGTTGAGGGCACAAATGTGCGTGTTAGCATAGTTGGCTGCGATGTTGTATTTAGCGGCGTAGTTGATAGTATTGAACAAGAAAAACATGCTATTTGGTATGCTAAGCATATTGATGGCGTGGCCGATGTCTACTCGTTCATCAAAGTTATCAAATAA
- the recA gene encoding recombinase RecA, with amino-acid sequence MAKEKDSDKKIAIPESEADKKKALELALKQIDKAFGKGTLLRLGDKEVEAIESIPTGSLGLDLALGIGGVPKGRIIEIYGPESSGKTTLTLHIIAEAQKAGGICAFVDAEHALDVKYASNLGVNTDNLYVSQPDFGEQALEIVETLARSGAIDLIVVDSVAALTPKSEIDGDMGDQHVGLQARLMSQALRKLTGILSKMKTTVIFINQIRMKIGMMGYGTPETTTGGNALKFYSSVRIDVRKIATLKQNDEPIGNRTKAKVVKNKVAPPFKVAEFDIMFGEGVSKEGEIIDYGVKLDIIDKSGAWFSYKAEKLGQGRENAKAYLKEHPEISDEIVAAIKGSMGIDHLISSGAKDEDDDTNEAGDE; translated from the coding sequence ATGGCAAAAGAAAAAGATAGTGACAAAAAGATAGCTATCCCAGAGAGCGAAGCGGACAAGAAAAAGGCACTCGAGCTTGCGCTAAAGCAGATCGATAAAGCTTTTGGCAAAGGCACGCTTTTAAGACTTGGCGACAAAGAGGTTGAGGCTATCGAGTCGATACCGACTGGCTCGCTAGGACTTGATCTGGCTCTTGGCATAGGCGGCGTCCCAAAAGGCAGGATCATCGAGATATACGGACCAGAGAGCTCTGGTAAGACCACGCTCACACTTCACATCATCGCTGAAGCACAAAAAGCTGGCGGAATTTGTGCATTTGTCGATGCAGAGCACGCACTAGACGTAAAATATGCTTCAAATTTAGGTGTAAATACCGACAACCTTTACGTCTCTCAGCCAGACTTTGGCGAGCAGGCACTTGAGATCGTTGAGACGCTTGCTAGAAGCGGTGCGATCGATCTTATCGTAGTTGATAGCGTAGCAGCCCTTACTCCAAAGAGCGAGATAGATGGCGACATGGGCGATCAGCACGTTGGCCTGCAAGCAAGGCTAATGAGTCAGGCGCTTAGAAAGCTAACTGGAATTTTAAGCAAGATGAAGACAACTGTTATCTTCATCAACCAAATTCGTATGAAGATCGGTATGATGGGATATGGCACGCCAGAGACTACAACTGGCGGTAATGCGCTTAAATTTTACTCATCTGTAAGAATTGACGTTAGAAAGATAGCCACACTTAAACAAAACGACGAACCTATCGGCAACCGCACAAAAGCAAAAGTGGTTAAAAACAAGGTCGCACCTCCATTTAAAGTGGCTGAATTTGACATCATGTTTGGCGAGGGTGTGAGCAAAGAGGGTGAGATCATCGACTATGGCGTAAAGCTCGACATCATCGACAAATCAGGCGCATGGTTTAGCTACAAGGCTGAAAAACTGGGTCAAGGCAGAGAAAACGCCAAAGCCTACCTAAAAGAGCACCCAGAAATTTCTGATGAGATAGTAGCTGCGATAAAAGGCTCAATGGGGATAGATCACCTAATAAGCAGCGGCGCAAAAGACGAAGACGACGACACAAATGAAGCAGGAGATGAATAA
- a CDS encoding ABC transporter substrate-binding protein: protein MKILKILTMILLFTTSLFAISKEQIKPEVEMKTTKVIEILKDTNLDNNAKTKEIFALLDPFFDYKQMAKISLGKRYNSLSSDEQAKFDAAFEQKLKSSYIDKLLGYKDQEIRITGESEPQKNRYWLTSELVNDGKSYEFVYKFYDAKEHGWLIYDLDIVGVSIIQTYRSQFGDVLNNADFNTLLQKLNEAVLPDQNKTNP, encoded by the coding sequence ATGAAAATTTTAAAAATTTTAACTATGATTTTACTTTTTACAACTAGCCTTTTTGCTATTTCGAAAGAGCAGATCAAGCCTGAAGTAGAGATGAAAACAACAAAGGTTATTGAAATTTTAAAAGATACAAATTTAGACAATAATGCGAAGACAAAAGAAATTTTTGCTCTTCTTGATCCATTTTTTGACTATAAACAAATGGCAAAGATAAGCCTTGGTAAACGTTACAATAGCCTAAGTAGCGATGAGCAGGCTAAATTTGACGCAGCATTTGAGCAAAAACTAAAAAGCTCATACATAGATAAACTTTTAGGGTATAAAGATCAAGAGATACGTATAACTGGCGAGAGTGAACCACAAAAAAATAGGTACTGGCTAACATCTGAGCTTGTAAATGACGGAAAGAGCTACGAATTTGTCTATAAATTTTATGACGCAAAAGAGCATGGCTGGCTCATTTATGACCTTGATATCGTTGGTGTAAGCATCATTCAAACATACAGAAGTCAGTTTGGTGATGTGCTAAATAACGCTGATTTCAATACTCTTTTACAAAAGCTAAACGAAGCTGTTTTGCCTGATCAAAATAAAACTAACCCTTAA
- the fliQ gene encoding flagellar biosynthesis protein FliQ has protein sequence MMQSTLVSLGVETFKIALYISLPMLLSGLIAGLIISIFQATTQINETTLSFVPKILLVVVVIIFLMPWMISMMVEFTTRMLDFIPEFIQ, from the coding sequence CTGATGCAAAGTACGCTTGTCTCGCTTGGAGTTGAAACCTTTAAGATCGCCCTTTACATCAGCCTTCCGATGCTGCTAAGCGGCCTAATCGCAGGTCTTATCATCTCCATTTTTCAAGCGACCACGCAGATAAACGAAACCACGCTAAGCTTTGTGCCAAAAATTTTGCTAGTCGTCGTTGTAATCATATTTTTGATGCCTTGGATGATCTCGATGATGGTTGAATTTACCACTCGCATGCTTGATTTTATACCGGAATTTATCCAGTGA
- a CDS encoding efflux RND transporter permease subunit, translating to MRQIFKFIIAKNKLIIALILALSVVFGYLSTKLSVDASAETLLLEHDPDLKAYREIAKRYDSPGFLVVAFTPKDDLFSPKNLELIKNLGDELAKNDMVNSVISIINIPLLNSVKGGITGILDHTPTLSDKDINISKAKLEFAKSPIYSGNLISKDLKTTAIALNLKQDEKFNELVNERNLLSQKESNGTITQAERLKLEALAYEFKAYRDELRKSDHENLEAIKATIAKFNANDELFLGGANMIADDMIGFIKSDLLVYGLSVLALLSFSLWLFFRQVRWIVLPMFICAISAIFTTGIFGIFDWEVTVISSNYIALQLIITISTVIHLVVSYREFYAKHPKYSQNQLIYLTLRDKFSPSFWAIFTTVIGFSSLMSADIKPVIMLGIMMSTGISVSLVLAFLLFGAINVNLEKLAPIRTFENSFKFTKYCANLALNSRKIIYVVCALVVCFGIYGISKIKVENSFIGYFKESTEIRQGMQVIDTKLGGTIPVDVIVKFKEQKQDKNTEQDEFENEFESNAKDAKYWFNSYHTRVAEKIHDYLKEQKFVGHVSSLATLIKAIKELNNGASDDFLLAAMYEKLPQNYKNILLSPYVSVEDDELRFSIRIVDSDSELRRNLFLKELREGLAQLTKNDNVSIEVAGMMVLYNNMLQNLLSSQVDTFGLTVAILFVIFCFIFRSIKLATIAIVSNLIPLCTLFGVMGFFGIPLDVMSITIAAISIGIGVDDIIHYIHRFKEEMLTKSVFESIKAAHASIGYAMYYTSFTIFLGFSVMITSNFIPTIYFGLLTDLVMVFMLLGALIILPSLIASFVKKSDI from the coding sequence ATGCGACAAATTTTTAAATTTATCATTGCTAAAAACAAGCTTATTATTGCTCTAATTTTAGCTTTAAGCGTAGTTTTTGGCTATCTTAGTACCAAGCTTAGCGTCGATGCTTCAGCTGAAACGCTACTACTTGAGCATGATCCTGACTTAAAAGCTTATAGAGAGATAGCTAAACGCTACGACTCACCTGGATTTTTAGTGGTTGCTTTTACTCCAAAAGATGATCTTTTTTCACCTAAAAATTTAGAACTTATCAAAAATTTAGGCGATGAACTAGCTAAAAACGATATGGTAAATAGCGTCATCTCTATAATAAATATTCCGCTTTTAAATAGTGTAAAAGGCGGGATTACGGGCATCTTAGATCATACTCCAACGCTAAGTGATAAAGATATAAATATTTCAAAAGCAAAGCTTGAGTTTGCCAAAAGTCCGATTTACAGCGGAAATTTGATAAGCAAAGATCTAAAAACCACAGCAATTGCTCTAAATTTAAAACAAGATGAGAAATTTAATGAGCTTGTAAATGAGAGAAATTTGCTTAGCCAAAAAGAGTCAAACGGCACTATCACACAAGCTGAGCGACTTAAGCTAGAGGCTCTTGCCTATGAGTTTAAAGCCTACCGAGATGAGCTTAGAAAAAGTGATCACGAAAACCTTGAGGCTATAAAAGCAACCATAGCTAAATTTAACGCAAATGACGAGCTATTTTTAGGCGGTGCAAATATGATCGCCGATGATATGATAGGCTTTATAAAGAGCGATCTTTTGGTCTATGGCTTAAGCGTACTTGCTCTTCTTAGCTTTAGTTTGTGGCTATTTTTCAGACAGGTTAGATGGATAGTTTTGCCGATGTTTATATGTGCCATAAGTGCCATTTTTACGACCGGAATTTTTGGCATATTTGACTGGGAAGTGACGGTCATTAGCTCAAACTACATCGCACTTCAGCTCATCATTACCATTTCAACTGTGATTCATCTTGTCGTTAGTTATAGAGAATTTTACGCAAAGCATCCAAAATATAGCCAAAATCAGCTAATTTATCTAACGCTTCGTGATAAATTCTCTCCATCTTTTTGGGCGATATTTACCACGGTTATTGGCTTTAGCTCGCTTATGAGTGCTGACATAAAGCCAGTTATCATGCTTGGCATTATGATGAGCACTGGCATTAGCGTTTCGCTTGTGCTTGCGTTTTTGCTATTTGGTGCAATAAATGTAAATTTAGAAAAATTAGCTCCTATTAGAACCTTTGAAAATAGCTTTAAATTTACAAAATACTGCGCGAATTTAGCTCTAAACTCAAGAAAGATTATCTACGTAGTTTGCGCTCTAGTTGTCTGTTTTGGCATTTATGGTATCAGCAAGATAAAGGTTGAAAATAGCTTCATTGGCTACTTTAAAGAAAGCACAGAAATTCGCCAAGGAATGCAAGTCATTGATACTAAACTTGGTGGCACGATACCAGTTGATGTGATAGTGAAATTTAAAGAGCAAAAACAAGATAAAAATACTGAGCAAGATGAGTTTGAAAATGAGTTTGAAAGCAACGCTAAGGATGCAAAATACTGGTTTAATAGCTATCACACAAGGGTTGCTGAGAAAATTCACGATTATCTAAAAGAGCAAAAATTTGTCGGACATGTAAGCTCGCTAGCAACCCTTATAAAAGCCATAAAAGAGCTAAATAACGGCGCTAGTGATGATTTTTTATTAGCTGCGATGTATGAGAAATTACCACAAAATTATAAAAATATCTTATTAAGTCCTTATGTAAGCGTTGAAGATGATGAGCTTAGATTTAGCATAAGGATCGTCGATAGCGACTCCGAGCTTAGACGAAATTTATTTCTAAAGGAGCTTAGAGAAGGGCTAGCACAGCTTACTAAAAATGACAATGTAAGTATAGAAGTTGCCGGTATGATGGTGCTTTATAACAATATGCTTCAAAATTTACTTAGCTCACAAGTTGATACTTTTGGACTAACTGTCGCTATACTTTTTGTCATATTTTGCTTTATCTTTAGGAGTATAAAGTTAGCAACCATTGCGATAGTTTCAAATTTAATCCCGCTTTGCACACTCTTTGGTGTGATGGGTTTTTTTGGCATTCCGCTTGATGTGATGAGTATCACGATCGCAGCCATTAGTATAGGTATCGGCGTTGATGATATCATCCACTACATCCACCGCTTTAAAGAAGAAATGCTTACAAAAAGTGTTTTTGAGAGTATTAAAGCTGCTCATGCAAGCATCGGATATGCGATGTATTACACATCATTCACCATTTTTCTTGGCTTTAGTGTGATGATAACCAGCAACTTTATCCCAACTATATATTTTGGCTTACTAACCGATCTTGTTATGGTATTTATGCTTCTTGGCGCACTAATCATCTTACCAAGCCTCATTGCAAGCTTTGTAAAAAAGAGCGATATTTAA
- a CDS encoding MlaA family lipoprotein, with amino-acid sequence MKFLLSIFFSLLLACANTDINTNSESDEFDVEFEARKDVFDPLSGYNRMMTHANDFIYVNMLTPVAKGYAYVVPKTARTMVSNFFDNLLFPVRFVNNLLQFKFRNAGEETLRFLANTIIGFGGLTDGAKYYNLKPHDEDFGQTLGYWGLGGGFHIVWPLIGPSNLRDTGGMVGDYFADPISYVDPILLSTGIKSYRAFNSFSQDPTAYEKLRKDAIDLYPFLRDAYEQRRDKLIKE; translated from the coding sequence ATGAAATTTTTGCTTTCTATCTTTTTTAGTTTGCTTTTAGCCTGTGCTAATACGGACATAAATACGAATAGCGAAAGTGATGAATTTGATGTTGAATTTGAAGCAAGAAAAGATGTTTTTGACCCACTTAGTGGCTACAATAGAATGATGACACATGCAAATGACTTTATCTATGTAAATATGCTAACTCCGGTGGCAAAAGGCTATGCCTATGTTGTGCCAAAAACAGCTAGAACAATGGTTTCAAATTTCTTTGATAATCTGCTTTTCCCAGTTCGCTTTGTAAACAACTTACTTCAGTTTAAATTTCGAAATGCTGGTGAAGAGACATTAAGATTTTTAGCAAATACGATAATAGGCTTTGGCGGACTAACAGACGGAGCAAAATACTACAATCTTAAGCCTCACGATGAAGATTTTGGACAAACGCTTGGATATTGGGGGCTTGGCGGTGGTTTTCATATCGTTTGGCCACTTATTGGACCATCAAATTTAAGAGATACTGGTGGCATGGTCGGAGATTATTTTGCTGATCCTATTAGCTACGTTGATCCTATACTTTTATCAACTGGTATCAAGTCATATAGAGCGTTTAATAGCTTTTCACAAGATCCAACTGCTTATGAAAAACTAAGAAAAGATGCTATTGATCTTTATCCATTTTTACGCGATGCTTACGAGCAAAGACGCGACAAGCTTATCAAGGAGTAA
- a CDS encoding nicotinate phosphoribosyltransferase: MNELELKMQGKIKRLTDKTFRLDPRIGEGYFTAKYFLKVNEIIKQNLPDQHVTMQFFQRRDDIVLCGIDEVLAIINKFAKNPSELEIYALDDGDIINANEPVLKISGKYENFGFLENVIDATLTRRSCVATNSRDVIKAANGKVVFSMADRQDDICTQPGDGYASFIGGIKKVATDAQGELTGLKGGGTMPHALIQMCGGDIVKASEIYAKTFGNEKITALVDYNNDVITDALKAANALKERLGAVRVDTSKNLIDKYFENKDTSKFDPHGVCKELIFALREALDKAGFKYVKIVVSSGFSPKIIKEFEAYNTPVDTYGVGSYLVKNDICGFTGDLVELNGKDEAKFGRKNFASDRLKRVKF; the protein is encoded by the coding sequence ATGAACGAACTTGAGCTAAAGATGCAAGGCAAGATAAAAAGGCTAACAGATAAGACTTTTAGGCTAGATCCAAGGATCGGCGAGGGCTACTTTACTGCGAAATATTTTCTAAAAGTAAATGAGATAATTAAGCAAAACTTACCCGATCAACATGTGACGATGCAGTTTTTCCAAAGGCGCGATGATATCGTGCTTTGCGGCATTGACGAGGTTTTAGCTATCATCAATAAATTTGCCAAAAATCCAAGCGAGCTTGAGATTTACGCACTTGATGATGGTGATATCATAAATGCAAACGAGCCAGTTTTAAAGATAAGTGGCAAGTATGAAAATTTCGGATTTTTAGAAAATGTGATCGACGCGACGCTTACTAGAAGAAGCTGCGTGGCGACAAACTCCAGAGATGTGATAAAAGCGGCAAATGGCAAGGTGGTTTTTAGCATGGCTGATAGACAAGATGACATCTGCACACAGCCAGGTGACGGCTATGCCTCATTTATTGGCGGTATAAAAAAGGTCGCTACTGACGCTCAGGGCGAGCTTACAGGGCTAAAAGGTGGTGGTACCATGCCTCATGCGCTTATTCAAATGTGCGGTGGAGATATAGTAAAAGCCTCAGAAATTTATGCTAAAACCTTTGGAAATGAGAAGATCACGGCCTTAGTGGACTATAATAACGACGTGATCACAGATGCATTAAAGGCTGCAAATGCCTTAAAAGAGAGGCTTGGCGCGGTTAGAGTCGATACTAGTAAAAATTTGATAGATAAATATTTTGAGAACAAAGACACGAGTAAATTTGACCCACACGGCGTTTGCAAGGAGCTTATATTTGCTCTAAGAGAGGCGCTTGACAAAGCTGGTTTTAAATACGTTAAAATCGTCGTTAGCTCAGGCTTTAGCCCTAAAATTATAAAAGAATTTGAAGCTTATAACACACCAGTTGATACTTATGGCGTTGGAAGTTATCTTGTTAAAAATGACATTTGTGGCTTTACTGGCGATCTGGTCGAGCTAAACGGTAAAGATGAGGCTAAATTTGGTAGGAAAAATTTCGCTTCGGATAGACTAAAAAGAGTGAAATTTTAA
- a CDS encoding molybdate ABC transporter permease subunit produces the protein MQELSWLFDPLFLSIKVILCQGALLIIFGLALAYYLAFGKAKFKAILEMIVTFPLIFPPIATGFLLLYLLGKNGIVGKALNLEIIFSFKALVLAAFIASLPLFVKPVASALGSLSKSLSEAAYSLGKDKFQTAIFVLFPCVAKSVAAAFILAISRGLGEVGITLILGGNIIGKTDTISLAIYNAVYDGKSDEALILSLVLVVLSFILFGIINLLDKSKI, from the coding sequence TTGCAAGAGCTCTCTTGGCTGTTTGATCCGCTATTTTTAAGCATAAAGGTCATTTTGTGCCAAGGGGCTTTGCTTATCATTTTTGGGCTGGCTTTGGCTTATTATTTAGCTTTTGGTAAGGCCAAATTTAAAGCTATTTTAGAGATGATCGTAACTTTTCCGCTCATCTTTCCACCCATTGCGACCGGATTTTTACTGCTTTATCTGCTTGGTAAAAATGGCATCGTCGGTAAGGCTTTAAATTTAGAAATTATTTTTAGTTTTAAGGCTCTTGTGTTAGCTGCTTTTATAGCCTCGTTGCCACTATTTGTAAAGCCTGTCGCTTCTGCTCTTGGCTCACTTTCAAAAAGCCTAAGTGAAGCAGCATACAGCCTTGGGAAAGATAAATTTCAAACAGCTATTTTTGTGCTCTTCCCGTGTGTTGCAAAAAGCGTAGCAGCGGCTTTTATCTTAGCGATCTCGCGTGGGCTTGGCGAGGTTGGCATAACACTAATTTTGGGTGGCAATATCATAGGCAAAACAGACACTATTTCGCTTGCCATTTATAATGCCGTATATGATGGTAAAAGTGATGAAGCGCTGATTTTAAGCCTTGTTTTGGTTGTATTAAGCTTTATTTTATTTGGGATTATAAATTTGCTTGATAAAAGTAAAATTTAA
- a CDS encoding UDP-N-acetylmuramate dehydrogenase, translating to MTRFVDFSKFTSVRIGGVHEIFELNCLDDLNSPEFLGAVMIGGGNNLLISPNPPKMAILGKSFDYINLERLGDKIYLEIGAATKSAKIYNFCKQNNIAGLEFLKNIPGTLGGLIKMNAGLLKFSISDNLTHVRLARGWVGKDEISFSYRHSGIDEAILGAKFELCSGFDTSISETISVKRANQPKGASFGSCFVNPDGHFAGALIEAVGLKGYVIGGAKFSEEHANFLINFNHASFEDATNLINLAKARVLEKFGVELKTEVCIL from the coding sequence GTGACGAGGTTTGTTGATTTTTCTAAATTTACTTCGGTTAGGATAGGTGGCGTGCATGAAATTTTTGAGCTTAATTGCCTTGATGATCTAAATTCGCCTGAATTCTTGGGTGCTGTGATGATAGGCGGAGGTAACAATCTACTCATCTCGCCAAATCCCCCAAAAATGGCGATACTTGGCAAGAGCTTTGACTATATAAATTTAGAACGCTTAGGCGATAAAATTTATCTTGAGATAGGTGCTGCAACAAAATCAGCTAAAATTTATAACTTCTGCAAGCAAAATAACATTGCTGGCCTTGAGTTTTTAAAAAATATCCCAGGCACACTTGGCGGACTTATAAAAATGAATGCTGGGCTGCTTAAATTTAGCATAAGCGACAATCTCACACATGTGCGTCTGGCTCGTGGCTGGGTAGGCAAAGATGAGATAAGCTTTAGCTACCGTCACAGCGGTATAGATGAGGCCATTTTGGGGGCTAAATTTGAGCTTTGTAGTGGCTTTGATACGAGCATTTCTGAGACCATAAGTGTAAAAAGAGCAAATCAGCCAAAAGGGGCTAGCTTTGGCAGCTGCTTTGTTAATCCAGATGGGCACTTTGCAGGGGCATTGATTGAAGCGGTGGGGTTAAAGGGATACGTGATCGGCGGAGCGAAATTTAGCGAAGAGCACGCAAATTTCTTGATAAATTTTAACCACGCAAGCTTTGAAGACGCCACAAATCTTATAAATTTAGCAAAGGCTAGGGTTTTAGAGAAATTTGGCGTAGAGCTTAAGACTGAAGTTTGCATTTTATAA
- a CDS encoding MqnA/MqnD/SBP family protein — protein sequence MYAAVKFGWVSSKNLAFTSKALDIETLNEEALKGTYEATAISFALYPKICDEYALLRCAVSFGNGYGPKLIKLKDKQLKRNFKVALSGKNTTNALLFRIAYPEARIVYKNFLEIENAVLSGEVDAGVLIHESILNFSDQLCVEREIWDIWSELNGENLPLPLGGMALRRSLPITDAIECERVLSEAVRIATSHKPFLSHMLMERNLIRVGKEELKTYLNLYANDESISMNETQLKALNKLYQIGYDKGFFEKPIDVNDYLIPTEYNEVRFS from the coding sequence ATGTATGCCGCGGTCAAATTTGGCTGGGTTAGCAGTAAAAATTTAGCCTTTACATCAAAGGCGCTTGATATCGAAACGCTAAACGAAGAGGCGCTAAAAGGCACTTACGAGGCCACAGCGATCAGCTTTGCACTCTATCCAAAAATTTGCGACGAGTATGCACTTTTACGCTGCGCCGTGAGCTTTGGCAATGGATATGGCCCAAAGCTTATCAAGCTAAAAGATAAGCAGCTAAAGCGAAATTTTAAAGTCGCGCTCTCTGGCAAAAACACGACAAATGCCCTGCTATTTCGCATAGCCTACCCAGAGGCAAGGATCGTTTATAAAAATTTTCTTGAGATCGAAAATGCTGTGCTTAGTGGCGAGGTCGATGCTGGCGTACTCATACATGAAAGCATCTTAAATTTCTCCGATCAGCTCTGCGTAGAGCGTGAAATTTGGGACATCTGGAGCGAGCTAAACGGCGAAAATTTACCGCTTCCACTTGGCGGCATGGCACTTAGACGAAGCCTACCGATAACTGACGCGATTGAATGCGAGAGAGTGCTTAGCGAGGCCGTTAGGATCGCCACTTCGCACAAGCCATTTTTATCTCACATGCTAATGGAGCGAAACCTCATCAGAGTTGGCAAAGAGGAGCTTAAAACGTATCTAAATTTATACGCAAATGACGAGTCGATAAGCATGAACGAAACGCAGCTAAAAGCGCTAAATAAGCTCTATCAAATAGGCTATGACAAAGGCTTTTTCGAAAAGCCAATCGACGTAAACGACTATTTAATTCCAACTGAATACAACGAAGTAAGGTTTAGCTGA
- the modA gene encoding molybdate ABC transporter substrate-binding protein — MKKFLLLMVAIFAFGNENLLVSAGGGYKKIVEAVTQNLKKDGVNIDTSFANITAIMAQAKEGKTDVIVGDEDFLKKSDLKIAEYVNLGSGALVLATKKGVKIEKAEELKALSKIAMPDAIKTVYGKRANEFMQKANLSGELKDKILAVAGVPQVVTYVLNGEVDAGFINQTEINAHKDEFGSFILIDRALYTPANIVAAKLEECDKKADCEKFLNELKSERSKEIYTKFGIR; from the coding sequence ATGAAAAAGTTCTTACTTTTAATGGTTGCAATTTTTGCATTTGGCAATGAAAATTTGCTAGTAAGTGCGGGCGGCGGATATAAAAAGATAGTCGAAGCAGTCACGCAAAATCTCAAAAAAGATGGCGTAAATATCGACACTTCTTTTGCAAACATCACAGCTATTATGGCTCAGGCAAAAGAGGGCAAAACTGACGTGATCGTAGGCGATGAGGACTTTTTGAAAAAATCTGATCTCAAGATCGCTGAGTATGTAAATTTGGGCTCAGGCGCCTTGGTGCTAGCTACTAAAAAGGGTGTAAAAATTGAAAAAGCTGAAGAGCTAAAAGCGCTTTCTAAGATCGCTATGCCAGACGCAATAAAGACAGTTTATGGTAAAAGAGCAAATGAATTTATGCAAAAAGCAAATTTAAGTGGTGAGCTAAAGGATAAAATTTTAGCAGTTGCTGGCGTGCCACAAGTCGTTACTTATGTATTAAACGGTGAAGTTGATGCTGGGTTCATCAACCAAACTGAAATAAACGCACACAAAGACGAATTTGGTAGTTTTATTTTGATAGACAGAGCGCTTTATACTCCAGCAAACATTGTAGCTGCAAAGCTTGAAGAATGCGATAAAAAGGCTGATTGTGAGAAATTTTTAAATGAGCTAAAAAGTGAAAGATCAAAAGAAATTTACACTAAATTTGGCATAAGATAA